CAGCTGTCTGGGGAGGAATTCCAGCATCTTCAAAGGCCTTCTTTTTTAATGCTGTCCGAATCTGAGTCCTGATGATAAATAGTAAAGCTGAATTTCTAGTGGCAATGTCTCTTTAACGCTAGTCATaaaatttgttgttgtttgtgctaAATTAATCCAGCCATGTGCTAAAAAGGGGTCTTGCTTCTGTAGCAACCCATAAGATATATAAGATAAGCTTCAAATACTTTTCTAAAGAGGTCAGAAAGTCTAGaaactgtttataatttttttatagccaTCACAAGATAAATAGAAGTACTATGAATGGATGAATTATGAAGCATAAATTTGACCTAAGTTACATGAAAACATTTATATTCCTCTGACTGAAATTCCTATGCACCCAAAACAAATTATTGCATACGTCTGTGAGAATGATCTTCACTACGGAGAGGTATAGAATACAGCAATGactaaacatatacagtaataccaaACATCTCTTTATCATTCTTACGTATGAAAGATGGCTTCCAATAATAACCAGGTAAGTATGCTTGCATTTTAATTAGTAAGAATGATTTCTGACAACTATGAACTTACACAGTACGAGATTTTATCCTCTGGCTGATAACATTAAGATCATCACCAAATCTTCTCACAGACGAACGCAGCATTTCTATCTCTTCATCAGTCCATTTGgtgctgaagaaaagaaaatctattACTTTTCTGACTACACTCACACTACTTCCAAGAACAGCCCATTGCAATctacaatatttcaaaaatgtgTTTCAATGATTAGGTCATTTCAAAATGCACCACCACCAATGCAACTAGAATTATGGCTCGTTTTCCTTTTAGAGGATTACAGAAGGCTACAAATACAAATCCAAGCCAATTTGTGTACTACAGCATTCAAGTTCCAGCCATTTACAAGGTTTCTGAACCGAATCCATGTAAATACTAGCTATGAAGTACCAAAAGGGGGAGAGAAAAGGATTTGGGAGATTGTATAGCTACTGtaagtgttttttatatttataattgctTCAGATGTATATTCTTTCAAGTCTTAATATGCTTTTAAAAAGATCTGTAAAGCTCAAAGCAAATAAATGGACTAAACATCCCATCATCATAAGAACTTGAAAAATTTGGTCTATGGATAGGATAATGTGTTGAGCAACTTTGTGTTCAGAAAATTTTGTGACAAGTGGTACTAACTCCTTGGGAGTGAAGTTTCGCAGTTTCATACTGTATTGCTAACTGATTATTATATACTTACCCCGCGGGTGACTGTTCTGCTGTTGGATGAAGTTGCATTGTTAATTCAGCTAGTTTGTTGAAAGCTGTACCAGCAGCCAAGAAGATTTCACCAACCttgtttaaaaggaataaaaatttataattattgttctATCACATGGAACTCTAggtgaaaaagtaattttgacagGATATTCCAGTGGGATTAtggcataataatttttttatttttttgtgctgtcacaATAATGAACTCCATTTCTGTTAAAAACAGCATGAAGGCTTATTAAATACAGTAACTCCTGAGCCATGAAGTGGTTACCTCAACAATGCTTTTGCATAAACTGCAGTGCTGTACTGTTTTGTATCACAGAAttactaactttaacctaaaatttcTCAACCTGGCAAATGTTAGGtaagataaaataagaactaccTTACAAAGCACCACCTTCAAAATAATCCCAAGGGCATTAGCAAACTCCACATCCTTCATCCTAAACAATCTTAACAGTAAGGATCAAATTTGGTAAAGTGGCACCAAAACTTAGTGGACCTCAATTTAGCGGATTTCATTACTTAATGCACTCACTAGAGtccaataaaaatgaaacatgacatttttatgataaaatacagttttacatatacttaccaagtaattaaatagctATAGCTATTGGTTCATAACCTATGgcgcttaaaaattcaaaattcacgtgGTGGTGCTTCTATCATTTGTGtctaggtgacaaggtcccgcccactATCCAGGACTCAAAGGAACAACTCAGCAGAGAGCTCTATTCGTTTCATGCTctaatgtccatgcaaggggaggagggcgggctccaatcatgtaattacttggtaaatactgtatatataaaactttgtcataaaaatgtcatttttatgtaagtaacttaccgagtaattacacagctgattccacattgttaggaGGTAGGAAAGAGCaaggacatattctactccaaaacaataaataagtaatgaatttgaaatagaaaggtttctaacattaaataaatgtttgttgtttccttacctgttgagagagctgctgcaggtaggtactgcctctggtcggcgcttctctcaacttgtagcgGGCGTGGCAGTGTAGGCAAGGGTCGTCcctacattagtgggaactttgcagcggaggaagcACACCCtatgctgacaaagtttaaaagatgtccttgccctgggcatagacCAGAATGCAAAAGAACAACACAACAGAATTAAAACCGTAACCTaacccattaaaaacaaaacttgtgggtactccaggtacatagtacccccaggctccccatagactcaaaaccttaagtcaaggtgcgtggatagcaaaggaacagagagttccctttgcttcctctcccaacaccctGCCAGCCACGGAGAAAGGTCCTAAattgttacaattttcaaacccggtctctatgtccttgaggtagtgtgaggcgaAGATGGATTTGCACCTCCAGAACGTCGACTGCAAGATCatagagagagacaagttatgtcTAAATGCCAGGGAAGTTGTGACTGCCCTAATTTtgtgagccttaaccttaactAAAGGAAAGACTTCTTCatggatctgagagtgggcttctgATATCAactctcagaaaaaaggaaatggcatTTTTTGAGAGCAGATGAACCGGGCTACTTACAGAGCACCAGAAGTTGCttgaaggtcctctaatcttttccgtcCTGTGAAAGTAGTACCTGAGACACCTCACTGGACAGAgaagcctctcttcttcctcaggtaCTAAGACGTCCATAAGATTCTTGATAACAAAGGATctaggccagggcttggaagggtcgTCGTTTTTAgcaaggaaaccaagagaaagagagcagactgcGTCCCCTTGCGCAAAACCTACTCTCTTGTCTATCGCCTGTAACTCACTAATACATTTGGCAGTAGCAAGAGCCACTAAAAAGAGAGTCTTCTTGGTGAGATTCCTGAGTGAGACAGAACGGAGAGATTTGAACTGAGGACCTGGAAGCCATTTCAGTacgtctaagttccaagagacacTGAAAGAACTTTCTTGCTTAGTAGTATCAAAGGATTTGATTAAGTCACCGATGTCTTGTTAGAAGACAgatccattcctctgtgcttaaaaactgagctgagcatcgacctataccctGACAGActtcaagaatattaaaaaatcagctatttgacTTAtaatgtctcagaagaagagatgttattgcGGCtacaccaccttctgaagactgcccatttggattggtagagctttgtagaaggCACTCTTCTACACCTTGCAATCGCCTCTGCAGCCTGTCGcgaaaagccttttgctctgacgAGGTGCCTGACaacctgacagtctgaagcctgtcagggccagagcggacaacccttggtggaatctgaggatgtggggttgtctgagcagcgACCGTTTATGTGGAAAGAGTCTTGGATAATCTACCAGGAGCCGAgtcagatctgggaaccattttGGGCCAAAAGGGAGCAACTAGGGTCATGGAGGTGCTCTGATGCGTCGACAAGTTGTTGATTATCTCCCTGATCATCCTGAAGGGAGGAAATGTGTATACATCTAAGCATGTACAGTCCAGAAGCATGGCATCCGTTACCCATGCTCGAGGATCCGGGACCGAAGAGCAAAAGAGTGGAAGACAGTAATTTCTCAACACTGCAAAGAGATCTACTGTG
This DNA window, taken from Macrobrachium rosenbergii isolate ZJJX-2024 chromosome 4, ASM4041242v1, whole genome shotgun sequence, encodes the following:
- the LOC136834303 gene encoding chromatin complexes subunit BAP18 isoform X3, producing the protein MQLHPTAEQSPAGTKWTDEEIEMLRSSVRRFGDDLNVISQRIKSRTVTQIRTALKKKAFEDAGIPPQTAAALQAQQTATSTPGGSGGSSSMMGGRDVTLNMLNATESEVDVEGMSGVGMDFEGANEVVTS
- the LOC136834303 gene encoding chromatin complexes subunit BAP18 isoform X1; protein product: MNSASKVGEIFLAAGTAFNKLAELTMQLHPTAEQSPAGTKWTDEEIEMLRSSVRRFGDDLNVISQRIKSRTVTQIRTALKKKAFEDAGIPPQTAAALQAQQTATSTPGGSGGSSSMMGGRDVTLNMLNATESEVDVEGMSGVGMDFEGANEVVTS
- the LOC136834303 gene encoding chromatin complexes subunit BAP18 isoform X2, encoding MKEVGEIFLAAGTAFNKLAELTMQLHPTAEQSPAGTKWTDEEIEMLRSSVRRFGDDLNVISQRIKSRTVTQIRTALKKKAFEDAGIPPQTAAALQAQQTATSTPGGSGGSSSMMGGRDVTLNMLNATESEVDVEGMSGVGMDFEGANEVVTS